The Streptococcus sanguinis genome contains the following window.
TATGTTATAATAATAGTAACGAAAAATCAAAATTTTTTCAAGGAAAAAAGATGAAAACCAAGATAATTGTGATAGTGGGGCCTACGGCGGTCGGAAAAACGGCTCTGAGTATCGAGGTGGCCAAGCGCTTCAATGGCCAAATCATCAGCGGTGACAGCCAGCAGGTCTATCGTGGCTTAGATATTGGCACGGCTAAGATTCGTCCGGAGGAGCAAGAGGGCATTCCCCATCATCTGCTGGATGTGCGGGAGGTTGGAGAGAGCTACTCGGCCTATGATTTTGTGACTGAGGCGGCTCAGGCTATTCGTGAGATTGAGTCTCAAGGTCAGCTTCCCATCATTTGCGGTGGCACAGGGCTCTATATCCAGAGCTTGCTCGAGGGCTACCATCTGGGCGGCTCTGTCCCTAACGAGGAGATTCTAGCCTATCGGGCGCAGCTGGATAGTTGGTCGGATGAGGCTTTGTTTGGGAAAATAGCAGAGCTGGGTATCGAGATTCCCCAGCTGAATCGACGCAGGGCTATGAGGGCGCTGGAGATTGCTCATCTGGGGGGGGCGCTAGAAAACAGTCAGCCAGATTATGAAGCCCTGCTGATTTGCCTAGATGATGAGCGACAAAAACTTTATGAGCGAATCAATCAGCGGGTAGATCTGATGATGGAAGCCGGGCTTTTAGAAGAAGCACGTTGGCTTTATGAACAGGCTCCGACCAGTCAAGCTAGTAAGGGTATCGGCTACAAGGAACTTTTCCCCTACTTTGAAGGTCAGATGATCCTAGATGATGCTGTGGACAAGCTCAAGCAGAATACCCGACGTTTTGCCAAGCGCCAGCTGACTTGGTTTCGCAACCGTATGTCTGTAACCTTTTATCAGGTGGGAAATCCAGCCTATAAAAATCAGGTCATGGAAGACATCAGAAAGTTTTTGGACAAGTAACTGGCTGACCAAGTCTTAGTAAGGATAAGAGATGATAGAAACAGAGAAAAAAACAGAGCGTGTCTTTTTGGTCGGTGTGGAGCTGGCAGATACGGAGAATTTTGACCTATCCATGGAGGAGCTGCAAAGTCTGGCTAAGACAGCAGGGGCTGAGGTAGTCGGATCCTATAGTCAGAAGCGGGAAAAGTATGACAGCAAGACCTTTGTCGGTTCTGGTAAGTTAGAAGAAATCCGGCAGATGGTTGATGCCGAAGAGATTTCGACCGTTATTGTCAATAACCGCTTGACACCTCGCCAAAATGTCAATCTGGAGGAAAGCTTGGGTGTCAAGGTTATTGATCGTATGCAGCTGATTTTGGATATTTTTGCCATGAGAGCTAGGAGTCACGAGGGCAAGTTGCAGGTACATCTGGCCCAGCTCAAGTACCTCTTGCCTCGCTTGGTCGGCCAGGGCATTATGCTCAGCCGTCAGGCCGGTGGCATTGGCTCCCGCGGGTCTGGTGAAAGCCAGCTGGAGCTCAATCGACGCAGTGTCCGCAATCAGATTCATGATATTGAGCGTCAGCTCAAGGCAGTGGAGAAAAATCGGGCTACCGTTCGTGAAAAGCGACTGGAATCCAGTATTTTCAAAATTGGTCTCATCGGCTATACCAATGCTGGCAAGTCGACTATTATGAACTGCTTGACTAGTAAGAGCCAGTATGAGGCAGACGAACTCTTTGCGACGCTAGATGCCACGACCAAGAACATCAATCTCAGTGGTCAGCTCAATGTCACTCTGACAGACACGGTTGGCTTCATTCAGGATTTGCCGACGGAGCTGGTGTCAAGCTTTAAGTCTACTCTAGAGGAGAGTAAAAATGTCGATTTGCTGGTCCATGTTATTGACGCTAGCGACCCTCATCATGAGGAACATGAAAAGACCGTCCTCGACATTATGAAAGAGCTTGACATGCTGGATATTCCCCGGCTGACTCTCTATAACAAAGCAGACAAGGCAGAGGATTTTACTCCGACCCTGACTCCTTATTCTTTGATTTCGGCTAAGGCGGACAATAGCAGAGCTCTTTTGCAGCAAGTCCTGCTGGAGCGGATGAAAGAGCTCTTTTTGCCTTTTACCATCAAGGTAGCGCCGGATAAAGCTTACAAGATTCATGATTTAGAGAAAGTCGCAATTATCGGAAATCGAGAATACAAAGACGATGTTGAAACCATTTCAGGCTGGATTGCCGAGAAAAATAAATGGAAACTGGAAGAATTTTATGACTGATTATATTGACTTGGCCTTGAAATATGGCGGTTTTACGAGCCTAGACAAAGTCTACTTAGGTCAAGTATTGGTTGGCCTGACAGAAGAGCAGAAGTTTAGCTACATCACACCGCCGCCCAGCGTTATCAATGCCTACTTTGCTGAGCTTTATCAGAAGAAAAGTCCTGAAGCCGCGACAGCCTATTTTTTAGAAATCAGTCAGGCGCTGGACTTGTGGAATCCGAATCCAAGTTTTTTAGAAAATAAGCCTTTTGTACGCCTTAATCTTTCTGGCAAGTCCTATGGATTTTGCTATGAGAGCGAGAAAGTCGGCTTGGTCTTCCCTGAAAAGCCAGAGCCGGTAACAACTGACTTGCTCTTTGAAATCGCTCAAATCTTTCCCCAGTACTTGGTCTACGAAGAAGCTGAGAGCATAAAAATGGTACCTCTCAAAGATGAGTCTCAAGTCGTGGACAGTCAGGCGCTGACTGCTTTGACCGATTGGCAGCAGCTGGCGGATGGCAGCCAGAGGGTTCTGGGCTACAATCAAGATGAAGTCAGTCAGCTGGCTCAGTCCTATGCTGGCAGAAAATACTATCACTCGCAGAATCGCTCTGCCATGATTTATATCATTTAGAAAGAATAACATGCAATTACAATTTTTAGGAACCGGAGCCGGTCAGCCCTCCAAGGCCCGCAATGTATCCAGCCTTGTCCTCAAGCTTTTGGAGGAAATCAATGAGGTCTGGATGTTTGACTGCGGTGAAGGAACCCAGCATCAGATTTTGGAGACGACGATTAAACCGCGCAAAATCAGCAAGATTTTCATCACGCATCTGCATGGCGACCATATTTTTGGCTTGCCGGGCTTTTTATCCAGTCGTTCTTTTCAGGCAAATGAAGAGCAGACGGACCTAGAAATTTATGGTCCTAAAGGTATTAAGAACTTTGTCCTGTCTAGCCTGCGTGTGTCTGGTTCTCGTTTGCCTTATCGGATTGATTTTCATGAGTTTGATGAAAACAGTCTGGGTAAGATTTTAGAAACGGATAAGTTCACTGTTTATGCGGATAAGCTGGATCACACGATTTTCTGTGTGGGTTATCGGGTCATGCAGAAAGATTTGGAAGGAACGCTGGATGCAGATAAGCTGCGGGCAGCAGGTGTTCCCTTTGGTCCCCTCTTTGGTAAAGTTAAGAACGGTCAGGATATCGTCCTAGAAGATGGGACCAAAATCATTGCAGCCGACTATATCTCAGCCCCTCGTCCGGGCAAGACCATTACTATTCTGGGTGATACTAGGAAGACTGCTTCCAGCGTCCGTCTGGCAGTGGCAGCAGATGTGCTGGTCCATGAAGCGACCTATGGCAAGGGAGACGAAAAACTGGCCCGTAACCACGGTCATTCGACCAATATGCAGGCTGCAGAAGTAGCCAAGGAAGCAGGTGCCAAGAGCCTCCTCCTCAATCATATCAGTGCTCGTTTTCTAGCCAAGGACATTAGCCAAATGCGCCGCGATGCAAGTAGCGTCTTTGAACAGGTTCATGTCGTCAAGGACTTGGAAGAGGTGGAGATATGAAAACCATCATCATCACAGGGGCCAGCGGTGGACTGGCCCAGGAAATGGTTAAGCTCTTGCCCTATGACCGACTGATTTTGGTCGGACGGAGCAAGGCTAAGCTGGAAAAACTATATGGAGAAAAAGAAAATCTTGACCTAGTGGAGCTGGATATCACAGACAGCTCAGCTTTGGAAAGATTTGCTGAGCGGATTGACAGCCAGTACGGTCGTGTTGATGTCCTAGTCAATAACGCTGGCTATGGGATTTTTGAAGAATTTGACAAAATCAGCTCCAGCGATATTGAGGCCATGTTTGAAGTCAATACCTTTGCCCTGATGAATTTGTCCCGTATCTTTGGAGCTCGCATGAAGCAGTCAGGTCAAGGACATATCGTCAATATCGTTAGTATGGCTGGCCTCATTGCCAGTAGCAAGTCTAGTCTTTACTCAGCGACCAAGTTTGCAGCTATTGGTTTTTCCAATGCCCTGCGTTTGGAACTCCTGCCTTTTGGGGTTTATGTCACGACGGTGAACCCAGGTCCTATCAAAACTTCTTTTTTCGATCAAGCAGATCCTGACGGTTCCTATGTAAAAGCAGTGGACAAGTACATCCTTGAACCTGACTTTGTAGCGAGCAAAATTATCAGCTCCTTTGGCAAAAAGAAGCGGGAAATTAATCTACCAGGGATTCTCAATCTAGCCCACAAGCTTTATACCCTTTTTCCAAAAATTGCCGACAAGATGGCAGCCAATATGTTTAACTATAAGTGAGGTTTTATGACAGCTAATCTACAAGCCTACAAGGCTCATCTGCAAGCGCCTTGGGGCAAACTTCAATATGATATTGTTTTTGCCTTTCTAGAGTCGCTGAAGGGCCAGAAAATTCTTGATTTCGGCAGTGGTTTTGGAATTGTGGCTGATTTTCTAGCGGAAAAAAACCAAGTGACCGCTGTTGAGCCGAGTTCAGAAATGATTGCTGAGCGCAAGCAGGACTTTTCCTATGAGCAATTGCAAGGCAGCCTAGAGGTTCTGCAAAAATTGCCAGACCAGTCTTTTGATGTCATCATCTGCCATAATGTTTTAGAGTATGTATCTGACCCTGCTCTCTATTTGACAGAATTTTCCCGCCTCTTAAAAAAGAACGGCAAAATTTCTCTGGTTAAGCATCACGAGGTTGGGCGCATTATGCATACGGTGGTTTTTGAAAATGACCCAGAAAAGGCCCAGCAGCTTTTGAAAGGTCAGGAATATCAAACCCACAGCATGGGAGCTGCTAAGGTCTATCAGGTTCAGGAAGTGATTTCAGGTCTGCCTTTAGAAGTTGAAGATTATCAGGGAGTTCGGATTTTTTATGGCTTGCAGGCCAATGACTACAAAACTGCCTCTGACTGGGCTGAAAAGATGCTTGAGATGGAGCTGGCTGTCTGCAACCAATCACCTTATCGAGACATCGCTGCCTTTCAGCATGTTTGGCTAGCCAAGGCTTAGATTGAAGGGAATAGTGCTCATTTACATCTTAAACTAAACCTCGTAAGGAGAAAGCTTGATGCAAAGGAGAGAAGTCGTAGGGCAAGGGTAGCCGGTCAATTATGCCCTGCTCAGCCTTTTTCAATATATCGCTTCCATTTTGGTAATTCTGGTTCACTGCCAGAGGCTTTTTGAACATGAAGCTCTGCATTTTATTCAGAAGAGTATGTTTGGCCGCATGGCGGTCCCTTTCTTTTTAATTTCTTCAGCCTATTTTTTCCGATTACGCTGGAAGCGAGAGCACGGTTCTACGAAACTGACTCTGTATATCAAAGGCATTTTAAAGGTCTACGGCTTCTGGAACTTGGTCTATCTCCCCTATGCTTTGACTTATTTCCAATCTCTGCACTTGCCTCTCTACCTAGCTCCGCTGGCTATCCTAGCAGCGCTCTTCTACATAGGAATGAGCTACCAGCTCTGGTATATCCCCGCCTTTCTCTTAGGCTTGCTGCTGGTCCGTTTCTTGTATAGGAAGTTAGGCCCAAAGAAAACATTTGCTCTTTTGTTAATTCTCTACGCCTTAGGTGCTATTGAGACTTATCACGCCTACCTTACGCCTAGTCTGCTGACGGACTGGTACGATGCCTATGCCAAGCTCTTTTTCACCAGCAGAAATGGCCTCTTCTATACGCCCATTTTTATCTATTTAGGCTACTTTCTAGCTGATTACGGGCAGATAACTTTATTTCAGAAAAAACGCTGGCTGTCTCTTCTGTTGGCAAGTCTTTTCCTAGCAGGCGAAGGAGTGTTGGTTTACATCAGGCAGGGATTAGATAAAAACTTTTTCTTTGCTCTCATTCC
Protein-coding sequences here:
- the miaA gene encoding tRNA (adenosine(37)-N6)-dimethylallyltransferase MiaA, whose product is MKTKIIVIVGPTAVGKTALSIEVAKRFNGQIISGDSQQVYRGLDIGTAKIRPEEQEGIPHHLLDVREVGESYSAYDFVTEAAQAIREIESQGQLPIICGGTGLYIQSLLEGYHLGGSVPNEEILAYRAQLDSWSDEALFGKIAELGIEIPQLNRRRAMRALEIAHLGGALENSQPDYEALLICLDDERQKLYERINQRVDLMMEAGLLEEARWLYEQAPTSQASKGIGYKELFPYFEGQMILDDAVDKLKQNTRRFAKRQLTWFRNRMSVTFYQVGNPAYKNQVMEDIRKFLDK
- the hflX gene encoding GTPase HflX → MIETEKKTERVFLVGVELADTENFDLSMEELQSLAKTAGAEVVGSYSQKREKYDSKTFVGSGKLEEIRQMVDAEEISTVIVNNRLTPRQNVNLEESLGVKVIDRMQLILDIFAMRARSHEGKLQVHLAQLKYLLPRLVGQGIMLSRQAGGIGSRGSGESQLELNRRSVRNQIHDIERQLKAVEKNRATVREKRLESSIFKIGLIGYTNAGKSTIMNCLTSKSQYEADELFATLDATTKNINLSGQLNVTLTDTVGFIQDLPTELVSSFKSTLEESKNVDLLVHVIDASDPHHEEHEKTVLDIMKELDMLDIPRLTLYNKADKAEDFTPTLTPYSLISAKADNSRALLQQVLLERMKELFLPFTIKVAPDKAYKIHDLEKVAIIGNREYKDDVETISGWIAEKNKWKLEEFYD
- a CDS encoding cystathionine beta-lyase, whose protein sequence is MLKPFQAGLPRKINGNWKNFMTDYIDLALKYGGFTSLDKVYLGQVLVGLTEEQKFSYITPPPSVINAYFAELYQKKSPEAATAYFLEISQALDLWNPNPSFLENKPFVRLNLSGKSYGFCYESEKVGLVFPEKPEPVTTDLLFEIAQIFPQYLVYEEAESIKMVPLKDESQVVDSQALTALTDWQQLADGSQRVLGYNQDEVSQLAQSYAGRKYYHSQNRSAMIYII
- a CDS encoding ribonuclease Z — encoded protein: MQLQFLGTGAGQPSKARNVSSLVLKLLEEINEVWMFDCGEGTQHQILETTIKPRKISKIFITHLHGDHIFGLPGFLSSRSFQANEEQTDLEIYGPKGIKNFVLSSLRVSGSRLPYRIDFHEFDENSLGKILETDKFTVYADKLDHTIFCVGYRVMQKDLEGTLDADKLRAAGVPFGPLFGKVKNGQDIVLEDGTKIIAADYISAPRPGKTITILGDTRKTASSVRLAVAADVLVHEATYGKGDEKLARNHGHSTNMQAAEVAKEAGAKSLLLNHISARFLAKDISQMRRDASSVFEQVHVVKDLEEVEI
- a CDS encoding SDR family oxidoreductase, whose product is MKTIIITGASGGLAQEMVKLLPYDRLILVGRSKAKLEKLYGEKENLDLVELDITDSSALERFAERIDSQYGRVDVLVNNAGYGIFEEFDKISSSDIEAMFEVNTFALMNLSRIFGARMKQSGQGHIVNIVSMAGLIASSKSSLYSATKFAAIGFSNALRLELLPFGVYVTTVNPGPIKTSFFDQADPDGSYVKAVDKYILEPDFVASKIISSFGKKKREINLPGILNLAHKLYTLFPKIADKMAANMFNYK
- a CDS encoding methyltransferase domain-containing protein; this translates as MTANLQAYKAHLQAPWGKLQYDIVFAFLESLKGQKILDFGSGFGIVADFLAEKNQVTAVEPSSEMIAERKQDFSYEQLQGSLEVLQKLPDQSFDVIICHNVLEYVSDPALYLTEFSRLLKKNGKISLVKHHEVGRIMHTVVFENDPEKAQQLLKGQEYQTHSMGAAKVYQVQEVISGLPLEVEDYQGVRIFYGLQANDYKTASDWAEKMLEMELAVCNQSPYRDIAAFQHVWLAKA
- a CDS encoding acyltransferase, yielding MLSLFQYIASILVILVHCQRLFEHEALHFIQKSMFGRMAVPFFLISSAYFFRLRWKREHGSTKLTLYIKGILKVYGFWNLVYLPYALTYFQSLHLPLYLAPLAILAALFYIGMSYQLWYIPAFLLGLLLVRFLYRKLGPKKTFALLLILYALGAIETYHAYLTPSLLTDWYDAYAKLFFTSRNGLFYTPIFIYLGYFLADYGQITLFQKKRWLSLLLASLFLAGEGVLVYIRQGLDKNFFFALIPFTLFLFNWLLKAEWKREKNWRHLKDLSILYFFLHPIFIELSFFLLKSQQLTKWETGRWTFFLTIILTHLTSELVI